From a region of the Neobacillus niacini genome:
- a CDS encoding IS1182 family transposase, which yields MYKPKREIQNEAEFVFIDDLVPQDHLLRKVDKYIDFSFIGEKVRPFYSENNGRPSDPIQLFKMMFIGYFYGIRSERQLEREIQTNVAYRWFLGLKLNDTVPHHSTISWNRRTRFKDTNIFQEIFDEIVFKAINHKMVGGRVLFSDSTHLKANANKHKFSRVEVEVETREYVEELNKAIEEDRRDHGKKPLKEKEEVTEKKEIRLSTTDPECGFMSRENKQEMFCYLDHRTTDMKFNIITDAYVTPGNVHDSVPYLSRLDRQVERFGFKVEAVALDSGYLTNPICKGLNERNIFGVIAHRRYQSTKGLFPKWKFTYDKDRDLYVCPNGQELQYRTTTREGYREYKSDPKKCTNCPLLPECTKSQNKTKVVTRHVWEEHKEKVRLNRLSKSGKILYKFRKEKVERSFADSKELHGLRYCRLRGLQNASEQVLLTAACQNMKKIATHLARFEKVCGNLQVHSPC from the coding sequence CGAAGCTGAATTTGTTTTTATTGATGATTTAGTACCGCAAGATCACCTATTAAGGAAGGTGGACAAGTATATTGATTTTTCTTTTATTGGTGAGAAGGTCCGTCCTTTTTATTCAGAAAATAACGGGCGTCCTTCGGACCCTATACAGCTCTTTAAGATGATGTTTATCGGATATTTTTATGGCATTCGTTCTGAACGACAATTAGAGCGTGAAATTCAGACGAATGTGGCCTATCGATGGTTCTTAGGATTAAAGCTAAACGATACAGTTCCCCATCATTCCACCATTAGTTGGAATCGGCGAACCCGTTTTAAAGATACAAATATATTTCAGGAAATTTTTGATGAGATTGTCTTCAAAGCAATTAACCACAAGATGGTTGGAGGAAGAGTTTTATTTTCCGATTCCACACACCTTAAAGCGAATGCAAACAAACATAAATTCTCTAGAGTTGAAGTGGAAGTTGAAACACGTGAATATGTAGAAGAATTAAACAAAGCTATTGAGGAAGACAGGAGAGATCATGGAAAAAAGCCTTTAAAGGAAAAGGAGGAGGTGACCGAGAAAAAGGAAATACGACTGAGCACAACTGATCCTGAATGCGGGTTTATGTCACGAGAGAATAAACAGGAGATGTTCTGTTATCTTGATCATCGAACTACCGACATGAAGTTCAACATCATAACTGATGCGTATGTTACACCAGGAAATGTTCACGATTCCGTCCCCTATCTTTCACGGTTAGACCGTCAGGTCGAACGTTTTGGATTTAAAGTAGAAGCTGTGGCACTTGATTCGGGTTACCTGACAAATCCGATTTGTAAAGGACTTAATGAACGCAATATTTTTGGAGTTATCGCTCACAGAAGATATCAATCAACAAAAGGGTTATTTCCTAAATGGAAGTTTACATATGACAAAGATAGAGATTTGTATGTTTGTCCAAATGGTCAGGAGTTACAATATCGTACAACTACAAGAGAAGGTTATCGGGAATATAAGTCAGATCCTAAAAAGTGTACTAACTGCCCACTCCTGCCTGAGTGTACAAAATCTCAAAATAAAACAAAAGTAGTTACCAGACATGTTTGGGAGGAACATAAGGAAAAGGTTCGACTTAACAGACTTTCAAAGTCAGGTAAAATACTATATAAATTTAGAAAAGAAAAAGTAGAGCGAAGCTTCGCAGATTCAAAAGAACTGCATGGGCTTCGCTATTGTAGGTTACGGGGATTGCAAAATGCGAGTGAGCAAGTGTTACTTACCGCAGCATGCCAAAACATGAAAAAGATTGCCACGCACTTAGCCAGGTTTGAAAAAGTGTGTGGCAATCTCCAGGTTCATTCCCCCTGTTGA
- a CDS encoding response regulator, with translation MIKVLIVEDDPMVAEFNKRYLKEIKGFSLAGIVHNVSDAKEFLEKEEVTLILLDVYMPGINGLELLHFIRERKLAVDVILITAAAETEKIQTALRLGAADYLIKPFEFERFSQAMEKYKDKSALFERKQVLNQEDLDERILYGDQRASGELTQALPKGLTNSTLQNIINVIKSKDGSLFSTDEIAESTYISRVSVRKYLKYLTQLGVLEESLTYGIGRPVYFYTLKKDKLNQVFMYL, from the coding sequence ATGATTAAGGTCCTGATAGTCGAAGATGATCCGATGGTAGCTGAATTTAACAAACGTTATCTAAAAGAAATAAAAGGTTTTAGTTTAGCTGGCATTGTGCATAACGTATCGGATGCCAAAGAGTTTCTTGAAAAGGAAGAGGTTACCCTCATTTTGCTTGATGTCTATATGCCAGGTATCAATGGCCTCGAACTGCTTCATTTTATTAGAGAACGTAAGCTGGCAGTCGATGTCATTCTCATCACAGCTGCAGCTGAAACAGAAAAAATTCAAACAGCCTTAAGGCTTGGAGCAGCAGATTATTTAATCAAGCCGTTTGAGTTTGAGCGGTTTAGTCAGGCAATGGAGAAATATAAAGATAAATCTGCCTTATTTGAAAGAAAACAAGTACTTAATCAGGAAGATTTAGATGAAAGAATTCTTTATGGTGACCAGAGGGCTTCTGGGGAATTAACGCAGGCTTTGCCTAAAGGGTTAACCAATAGCACGCTGCAGAACATTATTAATGTGATTAAATCGAAGGATGGAAGCCTATTTTCGACCGACGAAATTGCAGAAAGTACATATATTTCTAGAGTGTCAGTGCGAAAATACTTGAAATATTTAACCCAGCTCGGAGTTTTAGAGGAATCATTAACTTATGGAATTGGCAGACCGGTTTATTTTTACACATTGAAGAAGGACAAGCTAAATCAAGTATTTATGTATCTATGA
- the dcuS gene encoding DcuS/MalK family sensor histidine kinase produces MQTQVFKFKLSTVIIFFVCLVVLVSLMITDLLISNTVSENIRKHQEEKARMVSRSIATSTIIIEALEDDQKSMEIQEYTKSIQAATDMMFIVVMDMNGIRKSHPNPEQIGKHFVGGDEKEALKGKEYVSSSNGTLGESLRAFTPIYNATGDQIGVAVVGIALESVEAALGKSNRSILTVTILGLLVGIIGAVLLARYIKRILFGLEPFAIAKIFVERSTMLESVHEGIIAVDNEQTITLVNRSARQIFKKAGLSKDPVGMKIYEYLPSTKLDPVLEKGKPELDEEQMINGVSILVNSVPLFVNGEVVGAISTFRDKTDVKQLAEQLTGVKTYAEALRSQSHEFMNRLHVILGMVQMKCYDELSDYIRTLVGPHNQELGNIAQYIKDPALAGFFMGKLSYAREEQVEFNIEVHTIIPEPANPQFTHELITILGNLIDNAIEAMADSIDKTLDVTLHFSGKFLTMEVLDSGPGIPVEIQKSVLEKGYSTKGSNRGYGLYLVTKSIENLGGELIIDSKSLLGTEIQITIPYEIEEGNHD; encoded by the coding sequence GTGCAAACTCAGGTGTTTAAGTTTAAATTAAGCACGGTCATCATTTTCTTCGTTTGTTTAGTGGTACTTGTATCATTAATGATTACGGATTTATTAATTAGTAATACGGTAAGTGAAAATATACGAAAACATCAGGAAGAGAAGGCAAGGATGGTTTCGAGGTCCATTGCAACCTCTACTATTATTATCGAGGCATTAGAGGATGACCAAAAATCGATGGAAATCCAAGAGTACACGAAAAGTATTCAAGCTGCTACAGACATGATGTTTATTGTCGTTATGGATATGAACGGAATACGCAAGTCGCACCCTAACCCTGAACAAATTGGAAAACATTTCGTAGGCGGAGATGAAAAGGAGGCACTTAAAGGGAAAGAATATGTATCAAGCTCCAATGGGACATTAGGCGAATCTTTACGTGCCTTTACACCTATCTACAATGCGACCGGTGATCAGATTGGAGTCGCTGTAGTCGGTATTGCATTGGAAAGTGTAGAAGCAGCCCTGGGTAAAAGCAACCGAAGTATTCTTACTGTTACGATACTAGGCTTGCTTGTTGGTATCATTGGTGCTGTTTTACTAGCGAGGTATATTAAGAGAATCCTTTTTGGACTTGAACCTTTTGCGATTGCGAAGATTTTTGTAGAACGGAGTACCATGCTTGAGTCTGTGCATGAGGGAATCATTGCAGTTGATAATGAACAGACCATTACGCTGGTTAATCGATCAGCAAGGCAAATTTTTAAAAAGGCAGGGCTTTCTAAGGATCCGGTGGGAATGAAAATTTATGAGTATCTGCCTTCAACTAAACTTGATCCAGTTTTGGAGAAGGGCAAACCTGAACTGGACGAGGAACAAATGATTAACGGAGTTTCCATTTTGGTCAATTCAGTTCCGCTTTTTGTCAATGGCGAAGTGGTTGGGGCAATTTCAACCTTTAGGGACAAGACCGATGTTAAACAATTGGCAGAGCAATTAACAGGTGTGAAAACCTATGCCGAAGCACTCCGTTCCCAGTCACATGAATTTATGAATCGTCTGCATGTCATCCTAGGAATGGTTCAAATGAAGTGTTACGATGAGCTATCTGATTATATTCGAACGTTAGTCGGACCTCACAACCAGGAGCTCGGAAACATCGCGCAGTATATTAAAGACCCTGCACTGGCTGGTTTCTTTATGGGAAAATTAAGTTATGCAAGGGAAGAGCAAGTGGAGTTTAATATTGAGGTTCATACAATAATTCCCGAACCGGCGAACCCTCAGTTTACCCATGAGTTAATCACCATTCTTGGTAATTTAATAGATAACGCTATTGAGGCTATGGCTGATTCTATCGATAAAACCTTAGATGTTACCCTTCATTTTTCGGGGAAATTTTTAACAATGGAGGTTTTGGATTCAGGACCCGGGATTCCTGTTGAGATTCAAAAGAGCGTACTTGAAAAGGGGTATTCCACAAAAGGGTCAAACCGGGGCTATGGTCTTTATCTTGTTACAAAAAGTATTGAAAACTTAGGCGGAGAATTGATCATTGATTCTAAATCTTTGCTTGGAACAGAGATTCAGATAACCATTCCATATGAGATAGAGGAGGGAAATCATGATTAA
- a CDS encoding TetR/AcrR family transcriptional regulator, with product MAVREDKKEIIIENAVGVFAERGYYKATTAMVAKAAGVTQPYVFHFFENKEELFKAVIDRAFSRIYDTFAEVNAPADQLVETMGHAFEQIIQTHRDEVLMVMQAHAISDPGIREHVSSLFLKIFESLTLKFDKAGIPNAKETAAHFIGTGLLITLAEVLNLPQLTHGKDHC from the coding sequence GTGGCAGTACGAGAAGATAAAAAAGAAATCATAATAGAAAACGCTGTAGGGGTCTTCGCTGAAAGGGGGTATTATAAAGCAACCACTGCAATGGTAGCAAAGGCTGCTGGAGTGACACAGCCTTATGTGTTTCATTTTTTTGAAAACAAGGAAGAATTATTCAAGGCAGTAATTGATCGTGCATTTAGCCGTATCTATGATACTTTTGCAGAAGTTAATGCACCAGCAGACCAATTAGTTGAAACAATGGGGCATGCGTTTGAACAAATAATCCAAACGCATCGTGATGAAGTATTGATGGTTATGCAGGCACACGCCATATCTGATCCGGGTATTCGGGAACATGTGAGCAGCTTGTTTCTTAAGATTTTTGAATCTTTAACTTTGAAATTTGATAAAGCAGGCATACCTAATGCAAAAGAAACAGCTGCCCATTTTATTGGAACAGGGCTTTTAATAACCTTAGCTGAGGTGTTAAATCTACCGCAATTAACTCACGGGAAAGATCATTGTTAA
- a CDS encoding DUF3231 family protein, which translates to MKVLELIQDIFQPFMDGKKRPLNVMEVSNLWFFLLGTETTMRNEEIGINLAQDPELKQILKDIKETVHIPIRDELKEFLMKEGVPFPQSTPEKPAVDFKDISEGAKLNDEELANLMSYNLAMGVNYASKGLTESIRADVGLMFSKIIVRKTTAGLIMKQYLDRHEWLRIPPYYKA; encoded by the coding sequence GAAAAGACCTTTAAATGTGATGGAGGTTTCTAATCTATGGTTTTTTCTTTTAGGTACAGAAACAACGATGCGAAATGAAGAAATCGGAATCAATCTTGCCCAAGATCCAGAATTGAAACAAATATTAAAGGATATAAAGGAAACCGTGCATATTCCGATTAGAGATGAGCTTAAAGAGTTTCTTATGAAGGAAGGTGTACCTTTTCCTCAATCTACACCGGAAAAACCTGCTGTTGATTTTAAGGATATTTCAGAGGGTGCTAAATTAAATGATGAAGAACTTGCTAATTTAATGTCTTATAATCTTGCTATGGGTGTTAATTATGCTTCCAAAGGGCTTACTGAATCTATTCGGGCGGATGTTGGATTAATGTTCTCGAAGATTATCGTGAGGAAAACAACAGCTGGCTTAATTATGAAACAGTATTTGGATCGCCATGAATGGCTTCGAATTCCACCTTATTACAAAGCATAG